In Drosophila bipectinata strain 14024-0381.07 chromosome 2R, DbipHiC1v2, whole genome shotgun sequence, one genomic interval encodes:
- the eEF1alpha1 gene encoding elongation factor 1-alpha 1, whose amino-acid sequence MGKEKIHINIVVIGHVDSGKSTTTGHLIYKCGGIDKRTIEKFEKEAQEMGKGSFKYAWVLDKLKAERERGITIDIALWKFETAKYYVTIIDAPGHRDFIKNMITGTSQADCAVLIVAAGTGEFEAGISKNGQTREHALLAFTLGVKQLIVGVNKMDSSEPPYSEARYEEIKKEVSSYIKKIGYNPAAVAFVPISGWHGDNMLEPSTNMPWFKGWKVERKEGNADGKTLIDALDAILPPSRPTEKPLRLPLQDVYKIGGIGTVPVGRVETGVLKPGCVVVFAPANITTEVKSVEMHHEALTEAVPGDNVGFNVKNVSVKELRRGYVAGDSKASPPKGAADFTAQVIVLNHPGQIANGYTPVLDCHTAHIACKFAEIKEKVDRRSGKTTEENPKFIKSGDAAIVNLVPSKPLCVESFQEFPPLGRFAVRDMRQTVAVGVIKAVNFKDASGGKVTKAAEKATKGKK is encoded by the coding sequence ATGGGCAAGGAAAAGATTCACATTAACATCGTCGTCATCGGACACGTCGATTCCGGTAAGTCGACCACCACCGGTCACTTGATCTACAAGTGCGGTGGTATCGACAAGCGTACCATCGAGAAGTTCGAGAAGGAGGCCCAGGAGATGGGCAAGGGCTCCTTCAAGTACGCATGGGTTTTGGATAAGCTGAAGGCCGAGCGTGAGCGTGGTATCACCATCGATATCGCTCTGTGGAAGTTCGAGACTGCCAAGTACTACGTCACCATCATCGACGCCCCCGGCCACAGGGATTTCATCAAGAACATGATCACTGGTACCTCCCAGGCTGATTGTGCCGTGCTGATCGTTGCCGCCGGTACCGGCGAGTTCGAGGCTGGTATCTCCAAGAACGGCCAGACCCGTGAGCACGCTCTGCTTGCCTTCACCCTGGGTGTCAAGCAGCTGATCGTTGGTGTCAACAAGATGGACTCGTCCGAGCCCCCATACAGCGAGGCCCGTTATGAGGAAATCAAGAAGGAAGTGTCCTCTTACATCAAGAAGATCGGTTACAACCCAGCTGCCGTCGCTTTCGTGCCCATCTCCGGCTGGCACGGCGACAACATGTTGGAACCCTCCACCAACATGCCCTGGTTCAAGGGATGGAAGGTTGAGCGCAAGGAGGGCAACGCCGATGGCAAGACCCTCATCGATGCTCTGGACGCCATCCTGCCCCCTAGCCGTCCCACCGAGAAGCCCCTGCGTCTGCCCCTGCAGGATGTGTACAAAATCGGCGGTATTGGAACAGTACCCGTCGGTCGTGTGGAGACTGGTGTGCTGAAGCCCGGATGCGTCGTCGTCTTCGCCCCGGCTAACATCACCACTGAGGTCAAGTCCGTGGAAATGCACCACGAAGCTTTGACTGAGGCCGTTCCCGGAGACAACGTTGGTTTCAACGTTAAGAACGTGTCCGTTAAGGAGCTGCGTCGTGGCTACGTCGCTGGTGACTCCAAGGCCAGCCCCCCCAAGGGAGCCGCCGACTTCACCGCTCAGGTCATCGTGCTGAACCACCCTGGCCAGATCGCTAACGGCTACACCCCCGTGCTGGATTGCCACACCGCTCACATTGCTTGCAAGTTCGCTGAGATCAAGGAGAAGGTCGACCGTCGTTCCGGCAAGACCACTGAGGAGAACCCCAAGTTCATCAAGTCTGGTGATGCTGCCATCGTCAACCTGGTGCCCTCCAAGCCTCTGTGCGTGGAGTCCTTCCAGGAGTTCCCCCCTCTGGGTCGTTTCGCCGTCCGTGACATGAGGCAGACCGTTGCTGTCGGTGTCATCAAGGCTGTTAACTTCAAGGATGCTTCCGGTGGCAAGGTCACCAAGGCCGCCGAGAAGGCCACCAAGGGCAAGAAGTAG